The following are encoded in a window of Calderihabitans maritimus genomic DNA:
- the aroF gene encoding 3-deoxy-7-phosphoheptulonate synthase, whose translation MIVVMHPGATQEQIHKVEQRLIELGFKTHPIYGEEKTVIGAIGDKRVLSSEAIINLPGVEKIVPILRPYKLVGRELKPENTVVRVGDVEIGSGKLVVIAGPCAVESEKQLLEAASAVKKAGADILRGGAFKPRTSPYAFQGLEEEGLKLLNRAKQETGLPVVTEAVDPRDVPLVARYADIIQVGARNMQNFRLLREVGLTGKPILLKRGMAATIEEWLMAAEYIVDAGNPHVILCERGIRTYENATRNTLDISAVPLVKELSHLPVIVDPSHASGNWKLVAPLARAAVAVGADGIMVEVHPEPLTALCDGPQSLNPNNFSELMQSLVPIARAVGKEL comes from the coding sequence ATGATAGTCGTAATGCATCCGGGAGCCACTCAAGAGCAGATACATAAGGTGGAGCAGCGGCTTATAGAACTGGGGTTTAAAACCCATCCTATTTACGGGGAAGAGAAAACAGTAATTGGAGCTATCGGAGACAAACGGGTCCTTAGCTCGGAAGCCATTATCAACCTTCCGGGCGTAGAAAAAATTGTTCCTATATTGCGGCCGTATAAACTGGTGGGCCGGGAGCTCAAGCCGGAAAATACGGTCGTGAGAGTAGGAGATGTAGAAATCGGGTCGGGGAAGCTGGTAGTGATAGCGGGTCCTTGTGCGGTGGAGAGTGAAAAACAACTTCTGGAGGCGGCAAGTGCAGTTAAGAAAGCGGGAGCTGATATTTTACGGGGAGGCGCATTCAAACCGAGGACTTCTCCCTATGCCTTCCAAGGGCTAGAGGAGGAAGGACTTAAACTTTTAAACCGGGCCAAGCAGGAAACAGGTCTGCCGGTAGTGACGGAAGCGGTAGATCCCCGGGATGTTCCTTTGGTTGCCCGTTATGCCGACATCATTCAGGTGGGAGCCCGAAATATGCAGAATTTTCGGCTGCTCAGAGAGGTAGGTTTAACTGGGAAACCCATTCTGCTCAAACGGGGTATGGCGGCTACCATTGAGGAGTGGTTAATGGCGGCAGAGTATATTGTCGACGCAGGCAATCCCCATGTTATCCTATGTGAAAGAGGTATAAGAACTTATGAAAATGCAACTCGGAATACCCTAGATATCAGTGCCGTGCCGCTGGTCAAAGAACTCTCCCATTTGCCGGTGATAGTAGACCCCAGCCATGCGAGTGGAAATTGGAAGTTGGTTGCGCCATTGGCCCGGGCCGCTGTAGCTGTTGGGGCCGACGGTATTATGGTGGAGGTACACCCGGAACCGCTTACAGCTCTTTGTGATGGTCCCCAATCCCTCAATCCGAACAATTTCTCGGAGTTGATGCAAAGCCTAGTTCCCATAGCTCGAGCGGTGGGCAAGGAGTTATAG
- a CDS encoding sigma-70 family RNA polymerase sigma factor, with translation MDKLTDEALVEYCLQVNREEGFAEIVRRYQRQIFSLAYRLTNNEEEAKDLAQEIFLHLYRSLDKYDRSRKFFPWMYRVATNVCYTFLRRKPPTAIPIDKVIEFTPLIPHLDSQPEDYCEVKEIQRLVQQAIADLPENYRLPLVLRYLEDLSYRQIAEIMEVPITTVETRLYRGKALLQKRLSVILERGPKRELSRS, from the coding sequence TTGGATAAGTTAACTGACGAAGCTCTAGTTGAATACTGCTTGCAGGTCAACCGGGAGGAAGGGTTTGCCGAGATTGTCCGGAGGTATCAGCGTCAGATCTTTAGTCTGGCCTACAGATTAACAAATAATGAAGAAGAGGCAAAAGATTTAGCTCAGGAAATATTCCTTCACCTTTACCGGTCGCTGGATAAATATGATCGAAGCAGGAAGTTTTTTCCATGGATGTACAGAGTAGCTACCAATGTATGTTACACGTTTTTGCGAAGAAAACCGCCGACAGCTATTCCTATAGATAAAGTTATAGAATTTACTCCCCTGATACCTCATCTCGATTCTCAACCGGAAGATTACTGCGAAGTTAAGGAAATTCAAAGGTTGGTGCAGCAGGCAATCGCCGACCTGCCGGAAAACTACCGCCTGCCACTGGTATTAAGATACTTAGAAGATTTGTCTTATCGACAGATTGCAGAAATTATGGAAGTGCCGATAACTACCGTGGAAACGAGGCTTTATCGCGGAAAAGCATTGTTGCAGAAGAGACTGAGCGTTATTTTGGAAAGGGGGCCTAAACGTGAACTGTCAAGAAGCTAA